The following are encoded together in the Nocardioides okcheonensis genome:
- a CDS encoding HAD family hydrolase: MADWRPQVVALDIDGTLLAWVDGQTEDYETVTPAVHDAVHRALDAGAHVVLASGRSPHGMTRIADLLGLPREGSDRLWVVASNGAVVFRYPPMEVVHEETFDAAPAVAAVLEHHPDALVAVEEREVGGYRVNRVFPEGEISGEQIITEVADIVGEPVSRVIIRDPEATAEDFVELGARLGLHGTDYVVGWTAWLDLSPVGVSKASGLEHVCAALGLSAADVLAVGDGRNDIEMLRWAGRGVAMGQAVEEVRAAADHVTAPVHEDGAAVEISRWFPPAGA, encoded by the coding sequence TTGGCTGACTGGCGCCCCCAGGTCGTCGCGCTCGACATCGACGGCACCCTGCTCGCGTGGGTGGACGGGCAGACCGAGGACTACGAGACCGTCACCCCCGCCGTCCACGACGCGGTCCACCGCGCCCTCGACGCGGGGGCGCACGTCGTGCTGGCCAGCGGCCGCTCGCCGCACGGCATGACCCGCATCGCCGACCTGCTCGGCCTGCCGCGCGAGGGTTCCGACCGGCTCTGGGTGGTGGCCTCCAACGGCGCCGTGGTCTTCCGCTACCCCCCGATGGAGGTCGTCCACGAGGAGACCTTCGACGCCGCCCCGGCCGTCGCGGCCGTGCTGGAGCACCACCCCGACGCGCTGGTCGCGGTCGAGGAGCGCGAGGTCGGCGGCTACCGCGTCAACCGGGTCTTCCCCGAGGGGGAGATCTCCGGCGAGCAGATCATCACCGAGGTCGCCGACATCGTGGGCGAGCCCGTCAGCCGCGTCATCATCCGCGACCCCGAGGCGACCGCCGAGGACTTCGTCGAGCTCGGCGCCCGCCTCGGCCTGCACGGCACCGACTACGTCGTCGGCTGGACGGCCTGGCTCGACCTGTCGCCGGTCGGGGTGTCGAAGGCGTCCGGCCTCGAGCACGTGTGCGCCGCGCTTGGGCTGTCGGCCGCCGACGTGCTCGCCGTCGGCGACGGCCGCAACGACATCGAGATGCTCCGCTGGGCCGGTCGCGGGGTCGCGATGGGCCAGGCCGTCGAGGAGGTCCGCGCGGCCGCCGACCACGTCACGGCGCCCGTCCACGAGGACGGCGCGGCCGTGGAGATCTCGCGCTGGTTCCCGCCCGCCGGTGCCTGA
- the mobA gene encoding molybdenum cofactor guanylyltransferase, protein MDPDVAAAGFCAVVLAGGTAARMGGVDKAGIELDGRTLLDLAVDALVDADEVVVVAPRSVPTARPVTFVCEDPPRGGPVAGLLTGVDALLRTPRVVGVVAVDMPRVTARTWRRLREACAGHDGAFLHDHDGRRQLAGVLDAGRLAQVRPDLEGQHAMALHRLLAPLRLAEVGADGDEAVDVDSWDDLRDLRG, encoded by the coding sequence ATGGATCCCGACGTCGCAGCAGCCGGCTTCTGCGCCGTCGTCCTCGCCGGCGGCACGGCGGCCCGGATGGGCGGGGTGGACAAGGCCGGCATCGAGCTCGACGGCCGCACCCTGCTCGACCTCGCCGTCGACGCCCTCGTCGACGCCGACGAGGTGGTCGTGGTGGCGCCGCGGAGCGTGCCGACCGCCCGGCCGGTCACGTTCGTCTGCGAGGACCCGCCCCGCGGCGGCCCGGTCGCGGGGCTGCTCACCGGCGTCGACGCGCTGCTGCGCACACCGCGCGTGGTGGGGGTGGTGGCCGTGGACATGCCCCGGGTCACGGCCCGCACGTGGCGGCGGCTGCGCGAGGCGTGCGCCGGCCACGACGGCGCCTTCCTCCACGACCACGACGGACGACGCCAGCTCGCCGGGGTGCTCGACGCCGGGCGGCTCGCGCAGGTGCGTCCCGACCTCGAGGGCCAGCACGCGATGGCGCTGCACCGGCTGCTCGCCCCGCTGCGCCTGGCCGAGGTCGGCGCGGACGGCGACGAGGCCGTCGACGTCGACTCGTGGGACGACCTGCGCGACCTCCGCGGCTGA
- a CDS encoding bacterial proteasome activator family protein, translating to MTQQPSAPITGDGEDQVVVLGPDGQPIGTIPASALPAMAQAAGSDDGSDEQERGERHVTELVEQPAKVMRIGSMIRQLLDEVKAAPLDEASRQRLKEIHAASIKELESGLAPELVEELERLSLPFTEDGTPSEGELRIAQAQLVGWLEGLFHGIQTAIYAQQMASRAQLEQMRRALPSGGGQAPHQPMGMPTMPGDDADDAGDGHGGTGGMYL from the coding sequence ATGACCCAGCAGCCCTCTGCCCCCATCACCGGCGACGGGGAGGACCAGGTCGTGGTCCTCGGCCCCGACGGCCAGCCCATCGGGACCATCCCGGCCAGCGCCCTGCCCGCCATGGCGCAGGCCGCGGGGTCGGACGACGGGTCCGACGAGCAGGAGCGCGGCGAGCGGCACGTGACCGAGCTCGTCGAGCAGCCGGCGAAGGTGATGCGGATCGGCTCGATGATCCGCCAGCTCCTCGACGAGGTGAAGGCCGCCCCGCTCGACGAGGCCAGCCGCCAGCGGCTCAAGGAGATCCACGCCGCGTCGATCAAGGAGCTCGAGTCGGGCCTGGCCCCCGAGCTCGTCGAGGAGCTCGAGCGGCTCTCGCTGCCCTTCACCGAGGACGGCACCCCGTCCGAGGGCGAGCTGCGGATCGCCCAGGCCCAGCTGGTCGGCTGGCTCGAGGGCCTCTTCCACGGCATCCAGACCGCGATCTACGCCCAGCAGATGGCCTCGCGCGCCCAGCTGGAGCAGATGCGCCGCGCACTCCCGTCCGGGGGCGGCCAGGCTCCGCACCAGCCGATGGGGATGCCCACCATGCCCGGTGACGACGCCGACGACGCCGGGGACGGCCACGGCGGCACCGGGGGCATGTACCTCTGA
- a CDS encoding biotin/lipoyl-binding carrier protein → MARTKSLEIVSELVANVLTIEVAEGDHVEAGDTVVLLESMKMEIPMLAERAGTVSAVKVTVGDVVQDGDVLVVLD, encoded by the coding sequence ATGGCCCGCACCAAGTCGCTGGAGATCGTGTCCGAGCTGGTCGCCAACGTCCTCACCATCGAGGTCGCCGAGGGCGACCACGTCGAGGCCGGCGACACCGTGGTGCTGCTGGAGTCGATGAAGATGGAGATCCCGATGCTGGCCGAGCGCGCCGGCACGGTCTCGGCGGTCAAGGTCACCGTCGGCGACGTCGTCCAGGACGGCGACGTGCTCGTCGTGCTCGACTGA
- a CDS encoding carbon-nitrogen hydrolase family protein — MSDRLRVRVHQWGSGLDPAANRERLDAAASAGADLVVLPEAFARDFGEAGSDVSAFAEPLDGPFAREVSRAADAGGCAVVAGMFEVSDDAARPYNTLVVGGSARAAYRKIHLYDSFGYRESDRLTGGATEPVVVEVAGWQVGLMTCYDLRFPELARRLVDAGAEVLVVPSAWLPGDRKVEHWRTLLAARAIENTCFVVGAGQPEPRYVGHSAVLGPLGEVLAEADGAETTLEASLDRASLVAARRTNPSLANRRL, encoded by the coding sequence ATGAGCGACCGGCTGCGCGTGCGCGTCCACCAGTGGGGCAGCGGGCTCGACCCCGCCGCCAACCGCGAGCGGCTGGACGCCGCGGCATCGGCCGGTGCCGACCTGGTCGTGCTCCCGGAGGCCTTCGCCCGCGACTTCGGCGAGGCCGGGTCGGACGTCAGCGCGTTCGCCGAGCCGCTGGACGGACCGTTCGCCCGGGAGGTGTCCCGGGCCGCCGACGCCGGCGGGTGCGCCGTGGTCGCCGGGATGTTCGAGGTCTCCGACGACGCCGCCCGGCCCTACAACACCCTCGTCGTCGGCGGGTCCGCGCGGGCGGCGTACCGCAAGATCCACCTCTACGACTCGTTCGGCTACCGCGAGTCCGACCGGCTCACCGGCGGCGCCACCGAGCCGGTCGTGGTCGAGGTCGCGGGATGGCAGGTCGGCCTGATGACCTGCTACGACCTGCGTTTCCCCGAGCTGGCCCGGCGGCTCGTCGACGCGGGCGCGGAGGTGCTGGTCGTGCCGTCGGCATGGCTGCCGGGGGACCGCAAGGTCGAGCACTGGCGCACGCTGCTGGCCGCCCGGGCGATCGAGAACACCTGCTTCGTCGTCGGCGCCGGCCAGCCGGAGCCGCGCTACGTCGGCCACTCCGCGGTCCTCGGCCCGCTCGGCGAGGTGCTGGCCGAGGCCGACGGCGCCGAGACCACGCTGGAGGCCTCGCTGGACCGGGCCAGCCTGGTCGCGGCCCGTCGCACCAATCCGTCGCTGGCCAACCGTCGGCTGTAA
- a CDS encoding NAD(P)H-quinone oxidoreductase, which produces MRAVVAAGTGGPEVLSVGEVPEPTPAAGEVVVDVVATAVNRADTLQRQGFYPPPPGASDTIGLECSGRISALGEGVEGWSVGDEVCALLAGGGYAERVAVPVGQVMPVPGGVSLVEAAALPEVAATVWSNVFMTAHLARGERFLVHGGAGGIGTMAIQLASARGAEVLATGGSPDKLELCRSLGATRAISYRDEDFVEVLEEVGGADVILDNMGAKYLGRNVAALATGGRLVIIGMQGGAKGELDINALLRKRASVTATSLRARPLEEKAAICCGVVENVWPLVAAGQVRPIVENTMPLEDVAKAHRLMDEGGHSGKIVLTL; this is translated from the coding sequence GTGCGCGCTGTCGTCGCCGCCGGGACCGGCGGTCCCGAGGTCCTGTCCGTCGGGGAGGTCCCCGAGCCGACGCCCGCCGCCGGTGAGGTCGTCGTCGACGTCGTCGCCACGGCGGTCAACCGGGCCGACACCCTGCAGCGGCAGGGCTTCTACCCGCCCCCGCCCGGGGCGTCCGACACCATCGGGCTGGAGTGCAGCGGCCGGATCTCCGCCCTCGGCGAGGGCGTCGAGGGCTGGTCGGTCGGCGACGAGGTGTGCGCCCTGCTCGCCGGCGGGGGCTACGCCGAGCGCGTCGCGGTGCCCGTCGGGCAGGTCATGCCGGTGCCGGGCGGCGTCTCCCTCGTCGAGGCCGCGGCGCTGCCCGAGGTGGCCGCCACGGTCTGGTCGAACGTGTTCATGACCGCCCACCTCGCGCGCGGCGAGCGCTTCCTCGTCCACGGCGGGGCCGGCGGGATCGGCACGATGGCGATCCAGCTCGCCTCGGCCCGCGGCGCGGAGGTGCTCGCGACCGGCGGCTCCCCGGACAAGCTCGAGCTGTGCCGCTCGCTCGGCGCCACCCGCGCGATCAGCTATCGCGACGAGGACTTCGTCGAGGTGCTGGAGGAGGTCGGCGGCGCCGACGTGATCCTCGACAACATGGGCGCGAAGTACCTCGGCCGCAACGTCGCCGCGCTCGCCACGGGCGGCCGGCTGGTGATCATCGGCATGCAGGGCGGCGCGAAGGGCGAGCTCGACATCAACGCGCTGCTGCGCAAGCGCGCCTCGGTCACCGCGACGTCGCTGCGGGCCCGCCCGCTGGAGGAGAAGGCGGCGATCTGCTGCGGCGTGGTGGAGAACGTGTGGCCGCTGGTCGCCGCGGGCCAGGTGCGTCCGATCGTGGAGAACACGATGCCGCTCGAGGACGTCGCGAAGGCCCACCGGCTGATGGACGAGGGCGGCCACAGCGGCAAGATCGTGCTGACCCTCTGA
- a CDS encoding DUF6457 domain-containing protein has translation MNLHDWIDELSDVLDVDTELDEGLVLDLARTAAQNVQKTAAPITAYLLGFAAGASDANPEQVERLAARAQALAEGWDKPADAPDPDDIDDDVPDDSTVDHTDDEYED, from the coding sequence GTGAACCTCCACGACTGGATCGACGAGCTCAGTGACGTGCTCGACGTCGACACCGAGCTCGACGAGGGCCTGGTCCTCGACCTCGCGCGGACGGCGGCGCAGAACGTGCAGAAGACCGCCGCACCGATCACGGCGTACCTCCTCGGCTTCGCCGCCGGTGCGAGCGACGCGAACCCGGAGCAGGTCGAGCGGCTCGCCGCCCGGGCGCAGGCGCTCGCCGAGGGCTGGGACAAGCCCGCCGACGCCCCCGACCCGGACGACATCGACGACGACGTCCCGGACGACTCGACGGTCGACCACACCGACGACGAGTACGAGGACTGA
- a CDS encoding HAD family hydrolase gives MTRAPAPRLVATDLDGTLLDAQGRVSARTRAVLDALDARGVPVVFTTGRPIRWMEELWDDVGGHGLAICSNGGIVYDVARREVRTTRAIPVEVLVEVAARLRADLPGTVFAVEKTTGFAKEPDFMPRLAVNLAPDVPTAPLEDLVDGDVVKLLARHEDHEPEPYWERVAAAAGADVVTTWSSTGTLVEISAAGVTKATTLAVVAEEMGVGAAEVVAFGDMPNDLPMLEWAGTAYAMANAHPTVRAVADHLAPHHDEDGVATVLSELFDLPR, from the coding sequence GTGACCCGGGCCCCGGCGCCGCGCCTGGTCGCGACCGATCTCGACGGCACGCTGCTCGACGCGCAGGGCCGGGTGTCGGCGCGTACGCGCGCGGTCCTCGACGCGCTCGACGCGCGCGGCGTGCCGGTGGTGTTCACCACGGGTCGCCCGATCCGCTGGATGGAGGAGCTCTGGGACGACGTCGGGGGCCACGGCCTGGCGATCTGCAGCAACGGCGGCATCGTCTACGACGTCGCGCGCCGCGAGGTGCGCACCACCCGCGCCATCCCGGTCGAGGTGCTGGTCGAGGTGGCGGCCCGGCTGCGGGCCGACCTGCCCGGCACCGTGTTCGCGGTCGAGAAGACCACCGGCTTCGCCAAGGAGCCCGACTTCATGCCGCGGCTGGCGGTCAACCTCGCCCCCGACGTGCCGACGGCGCCGCTGGAGGACCTCGTGGACGGCGACGTGGTCAAGCTGCTCGCGCGTCACGAGGACCACGAGCCGGAGCCCTACTGGGAGCGGGTGGCCGCCGCGGCCGGGGCCGACGTCGTGACGACCTGGTCCTCGACCGGCACGCTCGTCGAGATCAGCGCCGCCGGCGTCACCAAGGCCACCACCCTCGCGGTCGTGGCCGAGGAGATGGGTGTCGGTGCCGCGGAGGTGGTGGCGTTCGGCGACATGCCCAACGACCTGCCGATGCTGGAGTGGGCCGGGACGGCGTACGCCATGGCCAACGCCCACCCGACCGTGCGCGCGGTCGCCGACCACCTCGCCCCGCACCACGACGAGGACGGCGTCGCCACGGTGCTCAGCGAGCTCTTCGACCTGCCTCGTTAG